The nucleotide window GGAGCCGTCGTCCTCGTCGCGGCCACCTTCACGCTGACCGCGGGGGGCTTCTACTACCTGCTCCAGTCCTGGACCGGCGACGCCCTCGGCGCCGTCAAACTCTTCCGGGTCATCCAGCAGGTCAAAGCCCGCTACGTCGAAGACGTTTCCGTCGAGACGCTCATGAACGGCGCCATCAAAGGCGCTGTCGGCGCCCTCGGCGACCCCCACTCCGTCTACCTCGACAAACGCATGTACCGCGAATTCCTCATCGAAACCGAAGGCTCCTTCAGCGGCGTCGGCATCGTCATCGGCGTCAAGGACAAGATCCTCACCGTCGTATCCCCCATCGAAGGCACCCCCGGCGAGAAAGCCGGCATCAAAAGCGGCGACCAGATAATCAAAATCGACGGCAACGACACCAAAGACCTCGCCCTCGACGAAGCGGTCGGCAAAATCCGCGGACCCGAAGGCACCAAAGTCACCCTCACCATCCGCCGCGGACAGGACACAAAAGACTACGCCCTTACCCGTTCCAACATCCAGCTCAAAACCGTCACCGGCAAAATGCTTGAAGGCAAAATAGCCTACATACGCCTGTCGATGTTCAACGAACAGACCGGCGCCGACTTCGCCCGCAAATACCAGGAACTAGAGCAGGAAGGCATGAAAGCCATCGTCCTCGACCTCAGAGACAACCCCGGCGGCCTCCTCGGCGAAAGCGTCAAAGTCGCCGGCAAACTCGTCCCCAAAGGCCCCGTCGTCTCCGTCGTCGAGCGCAGCGGCAAGCGTGACACCCACTCCTCCCAGCTTCCCGCCGTCAAATACCCGCTCGTCGTCCTCGTCAACGGCGGCAGCGCCAGCGCCTCCGAAATCGTCGCCGGCGCCGTCCAGGACACCGGCTCAGGCACCCTCGTCGGCGTCAAAACCTTCGGCAAAGGCTCCGTCCAGACCGTCATGGGCCTCGGCGACAGCACCGCCGTCAAACTCACCATCGCCAAATACTACACCCCCAAAGACCGCTCCATCAACGGCATCGGCATCGAGCCCGACGTCAGGATCGAGCCCCCGTCCGACAAAGACACCAGCGGCAAAGACCCGCAGCTCGACAAAGCCGTCGAAATCCTCAAAACCAAGATCAAATAACGCAAAAACCCCCGCCGTTTGGCGGGGGTTTCATAATCTCCAGCGTTATCCTTCCACCCGGTGGCAGGCCACCCAGCGGTCGCCTATCTGCCGGAAAACCGGCTCCTCAACGCTGCACACCGGCAGCCTCTCCGGGCAGCGCGTGTGGAAGCGGCAGCCGGACGGCGGATTCGCCGGGCTCGGCACATCGCCCTCCAGGATAATGCGCGCCTTCTTGGCGTTCGGCTTCGGCACCGGAATGGCCGACAGCAGCGTCTTCGTATAAGGGTGGAGCGGCCGCTCTATCAGCTCGTTGCCGTCCGCCATCTCCACGATCTTGCCCAGATACATCACCCCGACGCGGTCGGAAATGTGCTTGATAACGTTCAGGCCGTGGGCGATGAACAGATACGTCAGCCCCAGCTCCCGCTGCAGCTCGACCAACAGATTGAGAATCTGCGACTGGATCGACACATCCAGCGCCGACACCGGCTCGTCGCACACCACCAGCTTCGGCTCCACCGCCAGGGCGCGGGCGATACCGATGCGCTGGCGCTGCCCCCCCGAAAACTCGTGCGGGTAGCGCCGCGCGTGCTGGGGACCCAGCCCCACCACCCGCAGCAGCTTCTCCACCCGCTTCGTCCGCTCGGCGCCGCTCGCGATATCGTGCAGCATCATCGGCTCGGCGATGATATCGCCCACCGACATGCGCGGGTTCAGCGAAGCGTACGGATCCTGGAAAACGATCTGCGCGTGGCGGCGGAACTGCCGCAGCTCCTGCTTCGAGAACGCCGTCACGTCCCGCCCCTCAAACAGCACCTCGCCGGCCGTCGGCTCGATCAGCCGCAGCACCGCCAGGCCGGTCGTCGACTTGCCGCAGCCCGACTCGCCCACCAGGCCGAGCGTCTCGCCGCGGCGCACATCGAAAGACACCCCGTCCACCGCCCGCACCTGGCCCACCGGCCGGCCGAGCAGCCCGCCCCTTATCGGGAAATACTTGCACAGACCGCGCACCGACAACAGCGTGCCGTTATCCCGGTCGCTCATAGCGGCATCCCTCCCAACGGATAATGGCAGGCCGCCAGCCGTCCGCCCGGCAGCGCGGTCAGCGGCGGGCGCTCGGCCCGGCACAGATCCCGCGCGTGCTCGCAGCGGCCGGCGAACGTGCAGCCCGGCGGCAATTGGGCAAGATCGGGCACCACGCCCTCGATCGCGTGCAGCTGCTGTTTGCGCTGTCCGTCCAGGCTGGGGATGGAATCCATCAGCCCCTGCGTATAGGGATGGCGCGGCGCTGCGAACACTTCCTCCACTGTGCCCAGTTCCACGATCCGCCCGGCGTACATCACCGCCATGCGCTGCGCCATCTCGGCCACAACCCCCAGATCGTGGGTTATCAGAATCAGCGACGTATTCAGCTCCCGCACCAGCTTGCGGATAAGATCGAGAATCTGCGCCTGGATGGTCACATCCAGCGCCGTCGTCGGCTCGTCGGCCAGCAGCAGCTTCGGGTTGCAGGCCAGCGCCATCGCGATCATCACCCGCTGGCGCATCCCGCCGCTCATCTGGTGGGGGTACTCGGTCGCGCGCTGCGCAGGCGACGGAATCCCCACCAGCCCCAGCATCTCCACCGCCCGGGCCCAGGCTTGCTTCTTCGCCACCTTGCCGTGCGCCTGCACCGCCTCGGCGATCTGGTCGCCCACCGTATACGCGGGGTTCAGCGACGTCATCGGCTCCTGGAAAATCATCGAAACTTCCTTGCCGCGCACAGCGCGCATCTCGGCCGGCGTCATCGCCAAGAGGTCGCGGCCGTCGAACACAATGCGGCCGCGGATGCGGGCGGGAGGCTCGGGCACCAGCCGCAGGATCGACATCGCCGTCACACTCTTGCCGCAGCCCGACTCGCCCACCAGCGCCAGCGTCTCCCCGGCCTTCACCGCGAAGCTCACGCCGTCGACCGCCTTAACCACCCGTTTGCCCACATGGAAATGGGTCTCGAGATTCTCTATCGTCAGCAATACGTTATCGTTCAAAATAATTCGCCCCCTACTTCAGCCGCGGGTCGAGCACGTCCCGGAGCCCGTCGCCCAAAAGATTGAAGGCCATAACCGTAATCGTGATCGCCACCCCCGGAAAAGTGACGATATGGGGCGCGTTGAAAATCGTCTGCCGGCCCGAGCCCAGCATCGTGCCCCACTCCGCGGTCGGCGGTTCCACCCCCAGGCCGAGGAAGCCGAGCGCCGCCGCCTCCAGGATCGCCACCGACACCCCGATCGTCGCCCGGACGATTATCGGCGCCAGCACATTCGGCAGAATATGGACGAAAATCAGGCGGCCGTCGCCGTTGCCGATCGAGCGGGCGGCCATCACATACACATTCTCCTTCACCGACAGCACGCTGCCGCGCACGATCCGCGCGTAATGGGGGATCGAAACAATACCGATCGCGATTACCGCCTTATCCAGGCCGCGGCCCAGCACCGTCATAAAAGCGATCGCCAGCAGGATGCTGGGGAACGACAGCATAATATCCATCACACTCATGATCGCCGTATCGATCTTGCGGCCGTAGAAACCGGCCACCGAGCCGAGAATGACGCCGCACACCAGCGCCAGCGCCACCGCCTCCACGCCCACCAGCAGCGAGATGCGCGCCCCGTATAACAGGCGCGACAGGATATCCCGCCCCAGCTCGTCCGTCCCCAGCAAATGCCCGGCGCCGGGCGGTTTCAGCGCGTTCGGCAGATTGCTGCTGTTCGGGTCGTACGGCGCCAGCGTCGGCGCGAACACCGCGCACAGCACCAGGACCACCAGCATGCACAGGCCGATCATCGCCGAGCTCGAACCGTAAAAGCGGGTCACAAACTCCCGCAGGGGGCTGTGGGCCGTCGTCGTCTCTGCCGCTAAAGCTGCGCTATTGTCTGTCATATCTCCTCACCCCCCTAAGAATGCTGGATCCGCGGGTCGAGATAGCAATACAGCACATCGACCGCGAGATTGACCAGCACGAAAATCGTTCCCACCAGCAGCACCGCCCCCTGCACACGGGGGTAATCGGACACCATGATCCCCTCGATCACATACGAACCGATCCCCGGCCAGGAAAACACCGTCTCCGTCAGCACCGCGCCGCCCAGCAGCGCCCCCATCTGGAGGCCGATGACCGTCACAATCGGGATGAGCGCGTTCCTGAGGGCATGCTTCACGATCACCACGCCCTCCCGCAGGCCCTTCGCGCGGGCGGTGCGGATATAATCCTGGCGGATGGTCTCCAGCATCGTCGCCCGCGTCATCCTGGCGATGATCGCCGTCGAATACGAGCCGAGGGCAATCGCCGGCATAATAAGATGGCGGAAAGCGTCCCAGAAAGACTCCATATTGCCGGTCAAAAGCGAATCAAGCAGATACAGGCCGGTCACATCGTCGGGCGTCAGGCCGATCGAAATCCGGCCGGACGCCGGCAGCCAGCCCAGCGTCACCGAGAAAAGGATAATCATCATCAGCCCCAGCCAGAAAATCGGCATACTCACCCCCAGCAGCGCGACCGTCATCGCCCCGTAGTCCCACGCCGAATTCTGCCTCACAGCCGAAATGACCCCCAGCACAAGGCCCAGCACCGCGGCGATGCACACCGCCGACACCGCCAGCTCCACCGTCGCCGGGAAGCGCTTCATCAGCTCGGCCGAAATCGACGTCTTCGTAATCACCGACTTGCCCAGGTCGCCGCGGACCGTATTCTTCATATAATCGTAAAACTGCACGTAAATCGGCTTGTTCAGCCCCAGCTCCTCGCGGAGCGCCTCCACGCGC belongs to Sporomusaceae bacterium and includes:
- a CDS encoding S41 family peptidase, whose protein sequence is MFNRRLLMGAVVLVAATFTLTAGGFYYLLQSWTGDALGAVKLFRVIQQVKARYVEDVSVETLMNGAIKGAVGALGDPHSVYLDKRMYREFLIETEGSFSGVGIVIGVKDKILTVVSPIEGTPGEKAGIKSGDQIIKIDGNDTKDLALDEAVGKIRGPEGTKVTLTIRRGQDTKDYALTRSNIQLKTVTGKMLEGKIAYIRLSMFNEQTGADFARKYQELEQEGMKAIVLDLRDNPGGLLGESVKVAGKLVPKGPVVSVVERSGKRDTHSSQLPAVKYPLVVLVNGGSASASEIVAGAVQDTGSGTLVGVKTFGKGSVQTVMGLGDSTAVKLTIAKYYTPKDRSINGIGIEPDVRIEPPSDKDTSGKDPQLDKAVEILKTKIK
- a CDS encoding dipeptide ABC transporter ATP-binding protein, which codes for MSDRDNGTLLSVRGLCKYFPIRGGLLGRPVGQVRAVDGVSFDVRRGETLGLVGESGCGKSTTGLAVLRLIEPTAGEVLFEGRDVTAFSKQELRQFRRHAQIVFQDPYASLNPRMSVGDIIAEPMMLHDIASGAERTKRVEKLLRVVGLGPQHARRYPHEFSGGQRQRIGIARALAVEPKLVVCDEPVSALDVSIQSQILNLLVELQRELGLTYLFIAHGLNVIKHISDRVGVMYLGKIVEMADGNELIERPLHPYTKTLLSAIPVPKPNAKKARIILEGDVPSPANPPSGCRFHTRCPERLPVCSVEEPVFRQIGDRWVACHRVEG
- a CDS encoding ABC transporter ATP-binding protein, which codes for MNDNVLLTIENLETHFHVGKRVVKAVDGVSFAVKAGETLALVGESGCGKSVTAMSILRLVPEPPARIRGRIVFDGRDLLAMTPAEMRAVRGKEVSMIFQEPMTSLNPAYTVGDQIAEAVQAHGKVAKKQAWARAVEMLGLVGIPSPAQRATEYPHQMSGGMRQRVMIAMALACNPKLLLADEPTTALDVTIQAQILDLIRKLVRELNTSLILITHDLGVVAEMAQRMAVMYAGRIVELGTVEEVFAAPRHPYTQGLMDSIPSLDGQRKQQLHAIEGVVPDLAQLPPGCTFAGRCEHARDLCRAERPPLTALPGGRLAACHYPLGGMPL
- a CDS encoding ABC transporter permease; translated protein: MTDNSAALAAETTTAHSPLREFVTRFYGSSSAMIGLCMLVVLVLCAVFAPTLAPYDPNSSNLPNALKPPGAGHLLGTDELGRDILSRLLYGARISLLVGVEAVALALVCGVILGSVAGFYGRKIDTAIMSVMDIMLSFPSILLAIAFMTVLGRGLDKAVIAIGIVSIPHYARIVRGSVLSVKENVYVMAARSIGNGDGRLIFVHILPNVLAPIIVRATIGVSVAILEAAALGFLGLGVEPPTAEWGTMLGSGRQTIFNAPHIVTFPGVAITITVMAFNLLGDGLRDVLDPRLK
- a CDS encoding ABC transporter permease, with the protein product MGKYIFRRLLLLIPVLFGVSLATFVVMHSFTTDPATIILGEHATTERVEALREELGLNKPIYVQFYDYMKNTVRGDLGKSVITKTSISAELMKRFPATVELAVSAVCIAAVLGLVLGVISAVRQNSAWDYGAMTVALLGVSMPIFWLGLMMIILFSVTLGWLPASGRISIGLTPDDVTGLYLLDSLLTGNMESFWDAFRHLIMPAIALGSYSTAIIARMTRATMLETIRQDYIRTARAKGLREGVVIVKHALRNALIPIVTVIGLQMGALLGGAVLTETVFSWPGIGSYVIEGIMVSDYPRVQGAVLLVGTIFVLVNLAVDVLYCYLDPRIQHS